tgcgtgccttccctagctgcgcccgaaccgaacaagaacaagtcttttaggactccaagtgtcgtccctccgtagaaagtccacagcacgtccggatccgccttaagattgaccaactagaatcgcccttaaggtactcagaaaattcggcacttttggggcaagatgggtgtttgaattttctctcaaaaaactcacttttgaatactttgaaacttgtgtataaattatgacccctaggcctttatttatagagttatggaaaaggaatcgtaatcctagtaggatgcgaattaattggaattagaattctacatgaattctacttaatcaatttatccaataggaatagacatttaatcatacactgactcttgcagattcaggaatctcgcatgagctcaaactcacacacacacggcagccacaagggctgcccacgcatgcgagcagcagcccacgcagcgcggcccacgcatgcgtggccttgtgcgcgctgggctgtggcgtgcgtgcttgctgggcgatggcctggcttcgtgctgggccttcgtccggcaggcctcgtccgatgctaattcgtacgatacgcttccgattaaaattccatttccggaatctatttccgatacgaacaatattcaatatttccgattccggaattaatttccgtttcgaacaaatatttaatatttccgtttccggaattattttccgattccggtaatatttccgattctgacaatatttccgtttccggcaatatttccgattctggtaatatttccatttccaacaatattttccgatacgtaccatgtttccgtttccggcaacatctacgacttggataatattcatgtttccgatacgatccatatttccgtttccggcaatatcatcgtttccggagtattcatttcttgcctgtgacgatcttagctcccactgaaaccaagatccgtcggttccgaatattcatagatggagtatttaatgccattaaatacttgatccgtttacgtactatttgtgtgaccctacgggttcagtcaagagtaagctgtggattaatatcattaattccacttgaactgaagcggcctctagctaggcattcagctcacttgatctcactgaattattaacttgttaattaatactgaaccgcatttattagacttaacatagaatgcatacttggaccaagggcattatttccttcataaaggTCCTATCttacaacaaaaataaataaattaggtCCTATCTTacaacaatttttttataaggtcctttctcacaaTTCTTGGACTTTAAAAGGTCCTTTATGACAAAAATATTTTGAACATGTAACCTGCACCAGGCACCACTAGTCAACGTAGGAAAATTAGAGTCAAAGGTCGAAAAATGCGTAAAGGTCTTATcttacaacaaaaaaaaaaccattttaGGTCCTATTTCACAACAATGTTTTATAAGGTTTTTTCTTACAATTTCATTAAAAAGGTCATTTCTGACAAAAGATTCACATGAATATTCACTGAATTTGAAAACTTATTCCTCCTAGAATCATCATTTTTCCatggaaattaaatatgtcataaTAGAATCATAGTGTGAGACACCCTCCATAAAAGAAACATTATCCCCTTTAATGTTTGTCCGTTACGTGATACCTACATAGAAACAATCAACCATTTGTTTCTTCAATGCCCAACTACACGTAAAGTTTGGGATCTTCATTTAACAAAGAAATGGATAGATTTTTCTTTTGCCACCCCTGATTTCTTCGAGAcaatttatttctttaaaaaatTCTCCACCACGCTCCAAAATTTCTCTTCACCGTTAGGGGTCTTTGTAAAGAAAGAAATGATATGTTTTTTAATCACATTGatttaacggatttttcatgaaatgcccctgaggtttgaaagaatgcaccaaataccctcgcgtcttttgaatcacataatatacccctatttttgcctaagtttgcaccaaatacccctaagccgaccttccgttagtcctccgttaagtcatgtttataattcacataattcccctatttataaacttattgaacaatatacacctatttgtaaactaAGTTGTACCAAATAACCAAACTGCTTTAATTTTAAACTTCAGAATTCACCCGGTGTGTTCATTGCTGCTATAAATCGAAAGAATGAAGTAATGAAGCTATGAGGGCGTGGGGTTTTTCATCTTTATGTAAGCAAACCACAAATCACCCCTCTTATATAAATTAGTTAAACTATACACACTTTTTTTTAACACAAAATGAGCttaatatatattaataatcaGGGCGTAAGCCCAATGTTACGATTACAACAAAATATACTTATACACAAAAACATTACATCCCAAAACCCAGAAGCACCAAACAACCCGAAGACAGACCATTACTCCAACATCCACGTTGTTGGTATGAACCATCCCCTGTCATTACTCTCTGTTCGTATTTTTGTAGCTGCTACTGGACCATAGACTCCTGCTATCGTTACCGAAGTTGAACCCACATAGAGTTGAGTTCACTAGATTCTCTGAAACCGCAACTGTAGATCTTCTTTCATCATCAATATTTGTTGCATTGTTGTTCACCTCTGTGCTGCACTCTTGGTCAAACCGTAATCAACAAACTTGGTCAATCAATTACAGTTTAGCTAGACTTGTTGACCAACATCACAAGTTGAAGGTGTCACTGCCACCCCTCGAGGAAGCATAATCGGAGCCATCATCAGAATCTGAATTACACCTCCAGAGCTAGAAACAAGATGCAATACAATTATACCATTTGCGCAGTAATTATACAACATGCTACAATTACGaaaaaaaagtaatttcaataaaaaaaaatcagtcgCAATCCAGCAACAAACCTACCTAAAACTGCCTGTaattttcaaaatgaagtagcaACATCCTATACAGCCAAATCAACTTATTCCATCCCATAATTGAAATATTGTAAATGTGAACTTACTGCGCAATACATTAAATTCTAAGTTCAGTAGTTTGGAACCCATAAAATCAGACCGAGCTGTCATTGCTATAAAAACAAGATCAGTCAGTTACCTGAGCAAAAATTAACCAACCACCAAAAATATTGACACCCAAAAACAAGCAAAATTCTTATATTTACACACACACACGAGTAGTGCAGCAACTTACCAACAACTCGGTTGTTAAACACCAAATAAATGATAAGCTTACACTAAAATCTGAACTTTTATCTAACAATTTATtggttaaataaatttaattcagaAAATCATTCAAACTATGAGAATCATGGTTTCATATTACTCCATAGAAAACAATCTAATATAGAATTTTAACATACCCAGATACAAatgttgataaaaaaaaattctaaaaggGTCTAATTAAAAGAAGAAAAGCATTCAAATTATGGGTAATTAACAAGGTCAGAAACAATCGAATctatttgttcttcaattataCGCGGATAACACAAGCTTCTTCAAATTAGAAGATTAACTACACAAAGAAACCCATAAAATTCAAAGTATGGGAAAAAGAAGTACTTGTTCGTATTCTAGGCAAGGCGGCTGAGGATACGACTGATGGTTGTGAGGTTTCCGTTGACATCATCGTCGTCGTCTTCGGGGAAAGTGATGACGAGGTGGGGATGGTGAATCCATACGTAGCGCCACCGGTGAATAAGCTGACGGAAATGGCCACTGCCGATTTGAATGGCCGAGTGAGAGGATTTTGGAAGAAACGTCGACGGAAATGGAGGAGACCAGAGATCGGAGATCAGACTCCGCCGGCGAACAGAGAGCGGAGATCGACCGTCGCCGGCGACCAGAGAGCAGGAGGAAGAAcaagggagaggagagagaaagagaagaagtttgagttttttttttttttttgaatttatgtCGAAAAACATGCATTAAGGGGAAAATGGTAAACTGCAACTAACGAAGgactaacgtccgttaactccaagtgcatctcatgaacactacggaaaaataggggtatattatgtgattcaaaagacgagagggtatttggtgcattcttgcaaacctcaggggcattttaTGAAAAAACCGTTGATTTAATCCTTTTAGAGTTTTCTTCAAAGCTAACACAACTTTTCAGGAGTGGCACTACCGACAGATAGTTGATTCTCACCGGCTTAAGGGCTCCCGTTCACTTCACAGACTCCCACTTCTTCTCCTCGTGTGCATCCACTCTTGGTCCATTAGGACCCTCCTCCAACGGGTTTCTACAAGCTCGACTTTGACGGATCCTGCAACTCTAATTCGGAAACAGCTGGTATTGTCATCTGAGATATCATGGAATAGCGACTTCAACTGTTACCTACAATCTGGGTACCACTTAAGCTTTTATGGCAGAATAATTTGTTCTTCATAAAGGCCTTCAACAAGCACTCAAACTCCAAATAAAGAATCTACATATTGAAATTGACAACCTCTTCATGATCAACACAAATTTTGGGAACATGGAGCACTCCTTGGATACTACAAAATATTATCAACAATATCAATAAGACTTTTCTCAATCAGTTTGATGCCTAGAGTATCAAGCACATTTACTGAGAAGGTAACATATATGTAGATTGGATTGCAAATGTTGGCCCCTTAATTAGCTTTGGTATGGTTATTGAAACTTGTAATAGTCCGCAATTACTTTCCCTTCTTTTTAGTGATTATTTAGGAGAAACTCTCGTGCGGAGGGGTTCCTAATGCATTATTCTCTTTATCTTTCATAAAAAGAATGTTTACATGTACTAGTGTTTCTTGACCGCGTACTACACCGTCATTTTCGTAGGTAGTAATTTTTTTGTTGAGATGTATAAATCCAGTCAAACCCAAAATTTGAGAAAGAGGACTAACCTCAGGGTCGTCCCAAACATTTTGGAGTCCTTGCgcataataaatttataaggCCCCTTCAGATTAAAGAAATTTGCACCTTTTAATAGCACAAATGTAACAAATAAGTAGTACTATGACTACTTACTCCCTATCTCATAACTACTTGCATTTGTTTCTTagtgtttattttatcattaaAATAAATCACTTTTTAAGGTTGGTAATGTAACAAGAATGGacataaaaaaaacaatatgCCAAATGTATGTCTCtattaataaatttatttgaAATCTTTTGCAATTAAATAAAGTTATCCATCCGATTTAAATAAAAGCGAGAAAAAGACCTTATTGCTACACAACCCAAAGTAATAAAGCATAAATACATAAATTCTTTAacaaaatcacaatttattagATATTTAGCTTTCAAGAAGATAGTGAATATTAATGGAGTAGAATGCAAAGGTCTAACATAAATTTATTTGGTAAAATGCTTCTTGAAAAAttacataattaattatgatttaTTAGGATGAAGTTTCAGTGTaaagaaggaaaaaaatatTGGGACACTTCGAAGTAATTGCTACTACAATTAAGCAACTTTTGGAGCAAAGAGAGGAAGAGTGAGGGTAAAAGCGTAATTGCAACATGCATAAGGGTAAATTTGTAAAAAACTATTCGTAAGGaaattctgaattttttgaAGAAGGATTGTAGGTGCATGATGATCATTTTACTGTTTCAAAGGGCATCTCCCGTTTTTCAAAGGTTTAGGATATGGTGGCAAATTATAttgattttattattaattgctAACTAGCCtttgagcccgttcaatgaACGATCAATTATATAGTGGTTGTTAACCCATGTTTTAAAGTGCTAATTTTATTAAGGGATTGTGATTTTAGTGAAAATATACTATGATTTATATAGAGGTgaaatttgaaagttgaaaaaatatACTTCTATGAATTAGATGGTgaataaatattaaatgttaAAAAGGGAGATGAAATAGAAGATGttgaattaaatggtgaattgatgttgaatgaggaagatgaagtggaagatGGTTTAAAGCtgtaaaatacttcgtataacaaacgacaaaaggaaaaattaaaaataaaataaaataaaataaaaagatgagggtgacacgtgtcatctaataaaCCGAAATCGACTCGAATCCAAAACAAAAGTTATCATACCGACCCAAATAGCACTATTGACCAGTCATTATCCAACTTTGACGTGACCCTTATCGTTTATACCGGATCCGAATCCGAATCCGAATCCGAGCGAATGACCAAATTTGACAGCCCTTGTCGCAACTCAAATTTGGGCCCATAAACTATATGACAAACCCTTTTTGACCCAAGTACCCAACAACATACGGATTTACCACTTGAACCCGATAAAAGCCCCATTTTCTAGATTTCCCTACTATACCATCTACCTCCCTCCCTTAAACCCTGAACCCTAATTCACGCCCTCCCATTCCCCATTTCCCATTCCCCATTCCCcactctcttttctctctcctcgaatCATACTCAACAGCAACAATGAGACCTCCAAGAGGCGGCGGTAGCTTCAGGGGTGCTCGAGGCGGTTTCGGACGCGGCGACCGTGGAGGTCGTGGGGGCGGCGGTCGTGGTGGGTTTGGTCGTGGGGGCGGCGGTCGTGGCGGTTTTCGCGATGAAGGCCCCCCCTCAGAAGTCGTCGGTAATTCCTCCCTGTCTCTATCTCTGTTATCACCTGCGTTTTGTTTGTTCTGCACAATTTTTGTTGATATTTCGTCGTTTAAATTTGTTTGAGAGCAGAAATTTCGACGTTTGTTCATGCGTGTGAGGGAGAAGCAGTGACGAAGCTAACACACGAGAAAATACCCTACTTTAATGCTCCTATTTACCTGAAGAACATGACTCAAATTGGCAAAGTTGAGGAAATTTTCGGCCCAATTAACGAATCTGTAAAgcttatttctctctctagaatttaggtttttgtttgttgatttgaTGTTTTGTTTCTAAGTGAATGTTTGAATGTTTGGCAGTTTTTTTCTGTGAAAATGATGGAAGGAATTGTTGCGACTTCATATGCTCCTGGGGATAAATTCTACATTGACCCTGCAAAGCTGTTGCCTTTGGCCAGATTTCTTCCACAGCCTAAGTATGTTTTTCCATCTTGTGGTGCTTTATAAATGTTGAATATTGGATATTACTGTTAATTGACATTTGCGACTAATTTGTGCACATATTTGAGGCGGGAGACTTAGGATAGTATAAACGATGTGATAACATTTGTCCCGGCTTGGCCTATTTCAGTGCTTAGTGTTTGTTTACATGGATAAGCAGACTATGGATGTTGTAATTTGTTGGTTTGTGACTGACAACGTTTTCTTGGTAATATGGATTGAAATATGCATTGGAAGAACCGAAGAAATGTGTACTATCTTGGTTTGTTTCAAACAAAATAGCTCAGCCTAAGTTGAAATAAGATTTAAGCATTCAAGAGGACTTGCACTTCTTTTGTAGGGTTGGATTTACAATTGTAATCAATGCTTATAAGTTCACATATACAGTTTATGAACAATCtataaaaagaaaatttgaGTAATTTACTTTTTATCTCTGAAGGCAAAGTCACTTGGAATTGAGTTTCTCTGAAAATATTTTATGTTGACCACATTTTGCCTTGTGTGTTGCAATATGATTGTAATTTTAACACCATTCAGTAACCTTGGTAAGTTGGCTTCTTGCCTGCGCTATCTGAAAACGTGTTCTCTTCTTACTATTTAGTTAGCAAAAGGTGGTTTGATTGTGTGATGGTTTATAGATGAGTTGTTTTTAGCATTCAAGAGGACTTGCACTTCTTTTGTAGAGTTGGAACTGACCCTAGGTTCAGGGCCTTCAGACAAATGTATGCTTTGTTTCTCTCTCGATATCCATGTAAAATGGAGGTGTGAAACTTTCTGGGTCCAAAATACTAGCAAATGTTTGATTTCTTGAATTTGGCTCACAGCTTTTTTCAGCTAATGTCTGAATAGTAGTATATGATTGTCTTTATTTATGTGTTATTCAACTtgagaatgttgtcttgttccAATGTCATTTATGAGAAACTGGTCTGATTTCTGATTACTTTCCCAGGGGAGCTTCAAGAGGAGGTGCTAGTCGTGGTGGTGGGTTTAGAGGCAGGGGTGGTCCCGGTGGCAGGGGGGGTGGCTTTAGAGGAAGGGGTGGCCCAAGCCGTGGAAGAGGTCCTCCAAGAGGCCGTGGCGGTTTTAGAGGAGGCAGAGGAGGAAGATTTTAGGACTATTGCTTGTGGTAAAGTTCCAGGATTTGTCCTTCATGTCCTTGTATTTTGGTACCCGTATTTAGTAAAAGCACTGAATGCTAATATGTAGTTGAATTTTGGTTTAGTGGATTCCCTTGTTTTCTAGTAGCATTCACATTGTTTTGCATTCAAATATAATGTGATGTGTACGTTTGCCCACTGCTGTTATGTTGTGATTATAATGGAGAATGAATGTCTTTTCCAATGATAACACAATTCTCACGAGGTCCCgattaaaacataaaaaagctTTTGACTATAATGTGGGTGAGCTAGAAATTATTTCCAGCAGATTGTTGGTATGCTAGTCCCGATTGAGAAAGAACTAATGCTCCTTTCATTTTCCAGAGTGCTCACATCTTCAAGAACGTGGAGAGAGGTAGAGGAGGATCTGCTTCGATAGCATCCTCCTATAGGAGGCTGGTGTATATGTTAGgaagtttttttgtttttagttgCCTTATATAGCTCACAggttaattgcaaatttgcaatgCCCTAACCAGCAATTGTATCCATAGCatcatacttcgtataaaatTGCAGACAACTGATGGATAGCATACGAAGTGATGAACTCCATTAGGAAGAAGAAAGGCAACAAGATGTCGGCAATATTCAAAATGGATCTTACGAATAAGTATAGAAAAATTCTAGAGAGAGGGGCTCTCCCTTCTCTCTAGAAACCCTAGCCCCAAAACCCATCAGCCACCGCCCTAGAGACTACCCATCAGCCACCACCCCTTCAGAAAACTCCCACATATTCCTATAGTCCTCTCTTCTTTGCCTTTAAGAAATTTCCTTATGCAAATTTCTTGGATTTACTTCTCTGTTCATTTATTCTGGCTACTTTTGATCCTCTTTCTATGTCTTCGTCTTCTCTTCATCGGTGGTGGATCTCTTGTTGCCGTGAAGTGTAGAGCTATGACCCCTTGATATGTTGGTGGTCCGTCGTTGTTGCCGCCGTACCCGTCTCCCATGACCGTTTGCATGTGTCCGTTTCCGGTGTTTTGGGTTTCGCTTGATTGATTGTTCGGTGTCGGTTTCCTTTGCCAACACCGACTGTGGATAGGTGGTTTTCTTCCACCGCCCTGCCGTGTCGTTATTTGACCGATCTCTCTTCAGTGATGGTCTGCCTTGAAGACTAGATCATAGATCTTTGACCCAGTTGGTGGTTCATCGTTGCCGCTGTTGCCCCGTCTCCAACGAGTTGTTCCGTTTTGTTGGTCTTGCTTGGTGAATGGTTGCCGACACCACCGCATGAAGAGCTTCCTTGAGAAGCTTGGttatttttagtttattttctttttaatttatttctatgtagtttgttttttttttagtttttttttatgttttttatttcTCTTTATCTATTGGTTTTTCCCTGAGATAGGGAGACCTTAAGATATGTGTATCTTTtcttcataaaaaataaataaataaataattcaaaatggATCTTAACAAGGCTTATGATCGGGTCAGTTGGACATTCATCGAGAAGGTCTTAGAAGTAATGAAATTCCCGAAAAATGGATTCAATAGCTCATGCAATGTGTCACCgcaatttttttattcaatacGGAGTACTAGTTAACAGAGAGCCAACTAACAGAATTGTTCCTCAAGCTAGCAGGACTACGACAAGGAGATCCCTGCCCCCTTACTTGTTCATCTTGGGCATAGAAGTACTTTCCATGAAACTTTCGAGGCTGCAAATACAAGGAAAAAGACGGGGGATAAAAATTTCTCATAAAGCTTCTCAGATTAACCATGTCTTCTTTACAGATGATGCCCTCTTCTTTTTAAATGCTAACATTCTGAATTTTGCAGAGATGAAAAAAGCAACTGATGAATTTTGTGGGATATCCGGGGAGGTGGTTAACATCCACAAAATTTTATGTCCTCTTCTCCAAGaacatacaaaaaaattcagaaaattcttcGAAGAGTAATCGGAATCAAGATAAATGACTCCCTTTGCACGTACCTAGGCTGCCCAATGGAGATCAATGGATGCTCTTCTACAACATACAATGAGCTCACCCAaagaatagtgtaaaaattcAGCT
This genomic stretch from Spinacia oleracea cultivar Varoflay chromosome 3, BTI_SOV_V1, whole genome shotgun sequence harbors:
- the LOC110798432 gene encoding putative H/ACA ribonucleoprotein complex subunit 1-like protein 1 — protein: MRPPRGGGSFRGARGGFGRGDRGGRGGGGRGGFGRGGGGRGGFRDEGPPSEVVEISTFVHACEGEAVTKLTHEKIPYFNAPIYLKNMTQIGKVEEIFGPINESFFSVKMMEGIVATSYAPGDKFYIDPAKLLPLARFLPQPKGASRGGASRGGGFRGRGGPGGRGGGFRGRGGPSRGRGPPRGRGGFRGGRGGRF